The following proteins come from a genomic window of Campylobacter concisus:
- a CDS encoding Nif3-like dinuclear metal center hexameric protein produces MKIAEIYKILDEICPFASQESWDNSGLQVGSFDSEFERIYLSLDLDSKLLQSVLPNSLIITHHPLIFKGLKSLDYSLYPSSLIREMMIKDISLISLHTNADLAFLNEKFVTQVLGLEISSKEGFLIYADVKMKFSELCEFVKEKLGLENLRVVHAKDEIFKICICTGSGADLIQEVKADTFLTGDLKYHQALYAKENGLNLIDINHYESERYFGDFLAKYLQNLKIEVIIRNSKNPFTYC; encoded by the coding sequence ATGAAAATAGCTGAAATTTATAAAATTTTAGATGAAATTTGCCCGTTTGCGAGCCAAGAGTCCTGGGACAATAGTGGCCTACAAGTTGGCTCATTTGATAGCGAATTTGAGCGAATTTATCTAAGTCTTGATTTAGATAGCAAACTTTTGCAAAGTGTATTGCCAAATTCGCTCATTATCACTCACCATCCACTCATTTTTAAGGGGCTAAAGAGCCTGGACTACAGCCTTTATCCAAGCTCACTCATAAGAGAGATGATGATAAAAGATATCTCGCTCATCTCGCTTCACACAAATGCTGACCTTGCATTTTTAAATGAAAAATTTGTAACGCAGGTTTTGGGGCTAGAAATTTCAAGCAAAGAGGGTTTTTTGATCTATGCTGATGTGAAGATGAAATTTAGCGAGCTTTGTGAATTTGTAAAAGAAAAACTTGGGCTAGAAAATTTAAGAGTAGTTCATGCAAAAGATGAAATTTTTAAAATTTGTATCTGCACTGGAAGCGGCGCAGATCTCATACAAGAAGTCAAAGCAGATACCTTTTTGACAGGCGATCTAAAGTATCACCAAGCTCTTTATGCAAAGGAAAACGGGCTAAATTTAATCGATATAAATCACTATGAAAGTGAACGTTATTTTGGTGATTTTTTAGCAAAATATTTGCAAAATCTAAAAATTGAAGTTATAATACGCAATTCTAAAAATCCATTTACATATTGCTAA
- the purE gene encoding 5-(carboxyamino)imidazole ribonucleotide mutase: MKFVSIIMGSKSDYEIVSEAAKTLEKFGVKYELIISSAHRSPKRTSEYVANAEKKGAKVFIAAAGMAAHLAGAIAANTTKPVIGIPMAGSALSGVDALYSTVQMPSGMPVATLAIGKAGAINAAYLAVQILALEDEGLASALKADREAKIKALEEDSSKVEVIL; encoded by the coding sequence ATGAAATTTGTTTCTATTATAATGGGAAGTAAAAGTGACTATGAGATAGTTAGTGAGGCGGCAAAAACTCTTGAAAAATTTGGCGTAAAATATGAACTAATAATCAGCTCAGCCCACAGAAGTCCAAAAAGAACTAGCGAGTACGTCGCAAATGCTGAGAAAAAGGGTGCAAAAGTCTTTATCGCAGCTGCTGGTATGGCGGCTCACTTGGCTGGTGCGATTGCTGCAAATACTACAAAGCCAGTGATCGGCATACCAATGGCTGGCTCAGCTCTAAGCGGCGTTGATGCACTTTACTCAACTGTGCAAATGCCAAGTGGTATGCCAGTGGCGACCTTAGCTATCGGCAAGGCTGGAGCGATAAATGCAGCCTATTTGGCGGTGCAAATTTTAGCCCTTGAAGATGAGGGGTTAGCAAGTGCTCTAAAAGCTGACAGAGAGGCGAAGATAAAGGCTTTAGAGGAAGATTCTTCAAAGGTTGAAGTGATACTGTAA
- a CDS encoding GyrI-like domain-containing protein, producing MKIINLEDSFEIYGAKTRTKNEDEIGGKGKIPALWSKFMSEHYDGKSEIYSVYCNYESDFDGHYDNFIGTRSSHKSDEILEIKSGKYAVFSFVREPQNVAKFWGEIWKYFESSELKRAYETDFELYGSDEIKIFISILG from the coding sequence ATGAAGATTATAAATTTAGAGGATAGCTTTGAAATTTACGGAGCAAAAACTCGCACTAAAAATGAAGATGAGATAGGTGGCAAGGGTAAAATTCCAGCTCTATGGTCTAAATTTATGAGTGAGCACTATGATGGCAAGAGTGAAATTTATAGCGTTTACTGCAACTACGAAAGCGATTTTGATGGACATTACGATAACTTCATCGGCACAAGATCAAGCCATAAAAGTGATGAAATTCTAGAGATAAAAAGTGGCAAATACGCCGTTTTTAGTTTTGTAAGAGAGCCGCAAAATGTAGCAAAATTTTGGGGTGAAATTTGGAAATATTTTGAAAGTAGTGAGCTAAAAAGAGCCTATGAAACGGACTTTGAGCTTTACGGTAGCGACGAGATAAAAATTTTTATATCTATTTTAGGTTAG
- a CDS encoding AbgT family transporter translates to MNKKNNSSILSFIENFGNKLPNPTMLFIYLSIITIIVSFVLEKMGVGVSYQAIKDGQISQLNANVINLLSADSLRSFVSSVLKNFTNFYPLGVVFAIILGIGIADKSGLLSALMTKIALKSSKIWVTPIVIFLGVMSNVASSVGYVVLIPLGAILFAGFGRHPIAGLAAAFAGVSGGWSANLLIGTNDPMFAAFSMQAASVLNPDYVVLATANWYFMIASTFLIVFVGWFVTDKIVEPRLGKFDFLGDFSLQEHSEISAEQKRGLKFSLIALIVFVILLLVAILPSGSLFGAKGNESFMKSTFMHSIVVFMMLLFIVVGVAYGVGARSIKSSNDAIKFMEQSISELSGFLVLIFFAAQFTYLFNTSNIGLVLSIKGSIFLKEIGLTGLSLIIVFIFLIAFINLFIAVDSAKWAMMAPIFVPMFMNLGLSPELTQAAFRIGDSTTNIITPLMPFFVLIVAFMQKYNKELKIGSVVSIMLPYTVAFLISWTALMSFWYIFDLPLGPGAVIHYVK, encoded by the coding sequence ATGAATAAAAAAAATAATAGTTCAATCTTAAGTTTTATTGAAAATTTTGGTAACAAATTGCCAAATCCAACTATGCTTTTTATATATCTTTCGATTATTACGATAATAGTATCATTTGTGTTAGAAAAAATGGGCGTTGGCGTAAGCTATCAGGCTATCAAAGATGGACAAATATCACAGCTTAATGCAAATGTTATAAATTTGCTTTCTGCTGATAGTCTTAGATCTTTTGTTTCGTCTGTGCTTAAGAATTTTACTAATTTTTATCCTTTGGGAGTAGTCTTTGCGATTATTCTAGGTATTGGTATTGCAGACAAGTCTGGACTTTTATCAGCACTTATGACAAAGATTGCCTTAAAATCTTCCAAAATATGGGTAACCCCAATCGTTATTTTTCTTGGTGTAATGTCAAATGTTGCTTCCTCAGTTGGCTATGTTGTACTAATCCCGCTCGGAGCTATTTTATTTGCTGGATTTGGTCGCCATCCAATTGCTGGATTAGCTGCTGCTTTTGCTGGTGTTAGCGGCGGCTGGTCGGCAAATTTATTAATCGGTACAAATGACCCTATGTTTGCAGCATTTTCTATGCAAGCAGCTAGCGTGTTAAATCCGGATTATGTGGTACTAGCAACTGCAAATTGGTATTTTATGATCGCTTCGACATTTTTGATCGTATTTGTTGGCTGGTTTGTAACGGATAAAATCGTAGAGCCTAGGCTTGGAAAATTTGATTTTTTGGGTGATTTTAGCTTACAAGAGCATAGCGAGATAAGTGCAGAGCAAAAACGTGGCTTAAAATTTTCGCTAATAGCATTGATTGTTTTTGTGATTTTACTGCTTGTGGCTATTTTACCTTCAGGCTCTTTATTTGGAGCAAAAGGCAATGAAAGCTTTATGAAATCTACTTTTATGCATTCTATTGTTGTTTTTATGATGTTACTTTTTATAGTGGTAGGTGTCGCTTACGGTGTAGGTGCTAGGAGTATAAAAAGCAGTAATGACGCCATAAAATTTATGGAGCAATCTATTTCTGAGCTATCAGGATTTTTGGTTTTGATATTTTTTGCAGCCCAATTTACATATCTTTTTAATACCTCAAATATTGGGCTAGTGCTTTCTATAAAAGGTTCTATTTTTCTAAAAGAGATTGGATTGACTGGACTTAGCCTTATTATAGTTTTTATTTTCTTGATCGCTTTTATAAATTTATTTATAGCTGTTGATTCTGCAAAGTGGGCTATGATGGCTCCAATTTTTGTACCAATGTTTATGAATCTTGGACTCTCACCAGAGCTTACACAGGCTGCTTTTAGAATAGGCGACTCTACTACAAATATCATAACGCCTTTGATGCCATTTTTTGTTTTGATAGTAGCTTTTATGCAAAAATACAATAAAGAGTTAAAAATCGGATCAGTAGTTTCTATTATGCTTCCTTATACGGTTGCATTTTTAATTTCTTGGACAGCATTAATGTCATTTTGGTACATTTTTGATCTACCGCTAGGACCTGGTGCAGTTATACACTATGTAAAGTAA
- a CDS encoding DUF3972 domain-containing protein, which translates to MQTYLGVDEFCKLVHLEREVIEDMINRGVLKTKEENGEILIEASEGTMSVVPSVSQNLSLQPQSQDGISFVEKTIGTILNLHEKVLDAKDETLETLRNENKFLKEALISMQELYDEDRKTVETLTKQLKISQEEVEFLKRKYKLMWNQAVENFNGQK; encoded by the coding sequence GTGCAGACATATCTTGGTGTTGATGAATTTTGCAAACTTGTGCACTTAGAGCGTGAAGTTATCGAAGATATGATAAATCGTGGCGTTTTGAAAACCAAAGAGGAAAATGGAGAAATTTTGATAGAAGCGAGCGAAGGAACGATGAGCGTGGTGCCTAGTGTTTCGCAAAATTTATCCTTGCAGCCGCAAAGCCAAGATGGTATCAGCTTTGTTGAAAAGACGATCGGAACGATATTAAATTTACACGAAAAGGTGCTTGACGCAAAGGATGAGACACTTGAAACCTTAAGAAATGAGAATAAATTTTTAAAAGAAGCGCTTATTTCTATGCAAGAGCTCTATGACGAAGATAGAAAAACGGTAGAAACTCTTACAAAACAGCTTAAAATTTCACAAGAGGAAGTTGAATTTTTAAAACGAAAATACAAGCTAATGTGGAACCAAGCGGTTGAAAATTTTAACGGACAGAAGTAG
- a CDS encoding histidinol-phosphatase codes for MTVDLHNHTPLCNHAVGEPLEFVRCAIKAGTKYFGFSDHAPMNYDEAYRMKFEEMQSYEDEILRLRDEFSGEIEILLGYEMDFLDGFMDERVFARKVDYLIGSVHFFNGWAFDNPEFIGGYEGKDLDQIWQEYFDHIERSAKLGKFDIMGHIDLLKLFKFLPKKDVRILAKNAIKAIKEADLVVEINAAGFRKPIGEQYPSVNLLELIAEKDITITFGSDAHAKEDIGKNGEICEQIARDLGYSKCAIFKNRDRELVKF; via the coding sequence ATGACCGTCGATCTTCACAACCACACACCTCTTTGCAACCACGCAGTTGGCGAACCGCTAGAATTTGTGAGATGCGCCATAAAAGCTGGCACAAAATACTTTGGCTTTAGCGATCACGCGCCGATGAACTACGATGAAGCTTATAGGATGAAATTTGAAGAGATGCAAAGCTACGAAGACGAAATTTTACGTTTAAGAGACGAATTTAGCGGTGAGATAGAAATTTTACTTGGCTACGAGATGGACTTTTTAGATGGTTTTATGGACGAGCGAGTTTTTGCTAGAAAGGTTGATTATCTGATAGGCTCTGTGCATTTTTTTAACGGCTGGGCGTTTGACAACCCTGAATTTATCGGCGGATACGAGGGCAAAGACTTGGATCAAATTTGGCAAGAGTATTTTGACCACATAGAAAGATCAGCCAAACTTGGTAAATTTGACATTATGGGGCACATCGATCTTTTAAAACTCTTTAAATTTTTACCTAAAAAAGATGTCAGGATCCTAGCCAAAAACGCCATAAAAGCGATAAAAGAAGCAGATTTAGTTGTTGAGATAAATGCCGCCGGCTTTAGAAAGCCTATCGGCGAGCAATATCCAAGCGTAAATTTACTTGAACTAATAGCCGAAAAAGATATAACCATCACCTTTGGCTCAGATGCTCACGCAAAAGAAGATATCGGTAAAAATGGTGAAATTTGCGAGCAAATAGCTAGAGATTTAGGCTATTCAAAATGTGCTATTTTTAAAAATAGAGATAGAGAATTAGTAAAATTTTAG
- the glnA gene encoding type I glutamate--ammonia ligase, protein MGKFVQNIDHFFDFCKENEVKFVDFRFTDLGGAWHSISYNIKAVTKENFINGIPMDASSMHGWQPIDKSDMIMKPEATTAFLDPFTSDITVVVFCDIYDIYKGQIYEKCPRSIAKRAMQYVKDSGLGDEAYFGPENEFFVFDNVKIIDSPNCAMYQVDSEEGEWNDATDFKDSYNTGHRPRRKGGYLMTQPIDSMVDLRAEMMQVLEQVGLEVFLGHHEVAQGQGEIGVKFGNLVEAADNVQIYKYVVRMVAHLNGKTVTFMPKPLYGDNGSGMHVHQSVWKDGKNLFYKEGNYANLSDFARYYIGGVLKHARSVAAFTNPSTNSYKRLIPGFEAPSILTYSSQNRSASIRIPYGSGEKSVRAEMRFPDSTANPYLAFSAMLMAGLDGVKNKYEPVGPMDENLFKLHLDEIRERGIEQLPHTLRGSLEALIRDNEYLKPIMTDLFIDTYQHFKFETQVWPYEARPTAYEFKTCFSC, encoded by the coding sequence GTGGGAAAATTCGTCCAAAATATAGATCATTTTTTTGATTTTTGTAAAGAAAATGAAGTCAAATTTGTAGATTTTAGATTTACTGATTTAGGTGGGGCTTGGCATAGCATTAGCTATAACATAAAAGCTGTTACGAAAGAAAATTTCATAAATGGCATCCCGATGGACGCTAGCTCTATGCATGGCTGGCAACCGATTGATAAGAGCGATATGATAATGAAGCCAGAAGCTACAACTGCATTTTTAGATCCATTTACTTCCGATATTACAGTTGTTGTTTTTTGCGATATTTACGACATTTACAAAGGTCAAATTTATGAAAAATGCCCTCGCTCAATTGCCAAAAGAGCAATGCAGTACGTAAAAGATAGCGGTCTTGGTGACGAGGCGTATTTTGGCCCTGAGAATGAATTTTTTGTCTTTGACAATGTCAAAATCATCGATAGTCCAAACTGCGCGATGTATCAAGTAGATAGCGAAGAAGGCGAGTGGAACGATGCTACTGACTTCAAAGATAGCTACAACACAGGTCATCGCCCACGCAGAAAAGGCGGTTACTTGATGACTCAGCCAATCGACAGCATGGTAGATCTAAGAGCCGAGATGATGCAAGTTCTAGAGCAAGTTGGTCTTGAAGTCTTTTTAGGACACCACGAAGTCGCTCAAGGACAAGGTGAGATCGGCGTAAAATTTGGTAACTTAGTCGAAGCCGCCGATAATGTCCAAATTTATAAATACGTCGTTCGCATGGTCGCTCACCTAAACGGTAAGACAGTTACGTTTATGCCAAAACCACTTTATGGCGATAACGGAAGCGGCATGCACGTGCATCAATCAGTCTGGAAAGATGGTAAAAATTTATTCTATAAAGAGGGCAACTACGCAAATTTAAGTGATTTCGCAAGATACTATATTGGTGGTGTTTTAAAACACGCAAGAAGCGTTGCAGCCTTTACTAACCCAAGCACAAACAGCTACAAACGCCTAATCCCTGGCTTTGAAGCACCGTCTATCCTAACATACTCTAGCCAAAACCGCTCAGCAAGTATCCGCATACCTTATGGTTCAGGTGAAAAGTCAGTTAGGGCTGAGATGAGATTTCCAGATAGCACAGCAAACCCTTATCTAGCCTTTTCAGCGATGTTAATGGCGGGCCTTGACGGCGTTAAAAACAAATACGAGCCAGTTGGTCCGATGGATGAAAATTTATTTAAACTTCATCTTGATGAGATCAGAGAGCGTGGCATAGAACAGCTTCCACACACACTTCGTGGCAGTTTAGAAGCACTAATTCGCGATAATGAATACTTAAAGCCAATAATGACCGATCTTTTCATAGATACATATCAGCACTTCAAATTTGAAACTCAAGTTTGGCCTTACGAAGCACGTCCAACCGCTTATGAGTTTAAAACCTGCTTCTCTTGCTAA
- the glyQ gene encoding glycine--tRNA ligase subunit alpha: protein MTFSQIILTLQNYWQKQGCVILQPYDMPAGAGTYHQATFLRSLGPKPWATAYVAPSRRPTDGRYGENPNRLGAYYQFQVLIKPSPENIQELYLKSLEKLGLNLKNHDIRFVEDNWESPTLGAWGLGWEVWLDGMEVTQFTYFQQVGGIACELISGEITYGLERLAMYLQDVNSVYDIVWDDRDGSIVTYADVHKQGEYEWSKYNFEVANVDMLFNQFENAFNECKRCLEAKISLPAYDYCMLAAHTFNVLDARGAISVTQRQDYILKIRELAKECALTYKESLEQK from the coding sequence ATGACATTTTCACAAATAATATTAACCCTTCAAAACTATTGGCAAAAGCAAGGTTGCGTTATACTTCAGCCATACGATATGCCTGCTGGTGCTGGTACTTATCATCAAGCGACTTTTTTAAGAAGCCTCGGACCAAAGCCGTGGGCTACTGCATACGTAGCTCCAAGCCGCCGTCCGACTGATGGCAGATACGGTGAAAATCCAAACCGCCTAGGCGCTTATTATCAGTTTCAAGTACTCATAAAACCAAGTCCAGAAAATATCCAAGAGCTTTATCTAAAAAGTCTTGAAAAGCTTGGGTTAAATTTGAAAAATCACGACATCCGCTTCGTCGAGGATAACTGGGAGAGTCCGACGCTTGGTGCTTGGGGACTTGGCTGGGAGGTCTGGCTAGATGGTATGGAAGTGACGCAGTTTACGTATTTTCAACAAGTGGGTGGCATCGCATGCGAGCTGATCTCTGGTGAGATAACATACGGCCTTGAACGTTTGGCCATGTATCTCCAAGACGTAAATAGTGTCTACGACATCGTTTGGGATGACAGGGATGGAAGCATCGTAACATACGCCGATGTGCATAAGCAAGGCGAGTACGAGTGGAGTAAATATAACTTTGAAGTGGCAAATGTTGATATGCTTTTTAACCAGTTTGAAAATGCATTTAACGAGTGCAAACGCTGCTTAGAGGCTAAAATTTCACTGCCAGCGTATGATTATTGCATGCTTGCGGCGCATACGTTTAACGTCCTTGACGCGCGCGGAGCGATCAGCGTAACGCAAAGGCAAGACTATATCCTAAAAATTCGAGAGCTTGCAAAAGAGTGTGCGCTAACTTATAAAGAGAGCCTAGAGCAAAAGTAA
- a CDS encoding peptidase U32 family protein encodes MLKRPELLSPAGNLTKLKIALEYGADAVYGSVASFSLRTRSAREFNLETFKEAIDYTHEKGKKFYATINAFPFNSQIEPLKRHLQTISAMKPDAFIIATPGVMSLAKEIAPDIEIHLSTQANVMNVLDAKIYHDMGAKRIVVAREMNLKDVIKIKEEIPTLDIEIFVHGSMCFAYSGRCLVSSVQSGRMSNRGSCANDCRFKYELYAKNEESGVLFRLEEDENGTHIMNSKDLCLISHIKEIVDSGVIDSFKIEGRTKSEYYAACTARAYKMAIDDAMDDKFDAQIYENEINTLKNRGFTDGYLVHRPYERTDTQNHLSSLEEGTHQVNAISEDGEFFKCKYKIFPGNSYEIVAPTRSVIEDSENEISKVYSQEGKKFIKFKQLITKKGKVMSEIHSGNENEISLGIKLPKFSFLREKI; translated from the coding sequence GTGCTAAAAAGGCCTGAGCTTTTATCTCCAGCTGGAAATTTAACAAAACTTAAAATCGCCCTTGAATACGGAGCCGACGCCGTTTATGGCTCAGTGGCTAGCTTTTCGCTAAGGACTAGATCGGCAAGGGAGTTTAACCTTGAGACTTTCAAAGAGGCGATAGACTACACACACGAAAAGGGAAAGAAATTTTATGCGACCATAAATGCCTTTCCTTTTAACTCTCAGATAGAGCCGCTAAAAAGGCACTTGCAAACCATCTCAGCGATGAAGCCAGACGCCTTTATCATCGCAACTCCAGGCGTCATGAGCCTAGCAAAAGAGATCGCTCCAGATATCGAGATACACCTCTCTACTCAGGCAAACGTTATGAACGTGCTGGACGCTAAAATTTATCACGATATGGGCGCAAAACGCATCGTCGTGGCACGTGAGATGAATTTAAAAGATGTTATAAAGATAAAAGAAGAAATTCCAACCCTTGATATCGAAATTTTCGTCCATGGCTCGATGTGCTTTGCCTACTCTGGCAGGTGCTTAGTAAGCTCAGTGCAAAGCGGACGTATGTCAAACCGCGGCAGCTGCGCAAACGACTGCAGATTTAAGTATGAACTCTACGCCAAAAACGAAGAGAGTGGCGTGCTTTTTCGCTTAGAAGAGGATGAAAACGGCACTCACATCATGAACTCAAAGGATCTTTGCCTCATCTCGCACATCAAAGAGATCGTTGATAGCGGCGTGATAGATAGCTTTAAGATAGAGGGCCGCACAAAGAGCGAGTACTACGCAGCCTGCACAGCAAGAGCCTATAAAATGGCGATAGATGACGCCATGGATGATAAATTTGACGCGCAAATTTATGAAAATGAGATAAATACGCTGAAAAATCGCGGCTTTACAGATGGATACTTAGTGCATAGACCTTATGAACGAACCGATACGCAAAATCACCTTAGTAGCCTAGAAGAGGGCACACATCAGGTAAATGCAATAAGTGAAGATGGCGAGTTTTTTAAGTGTAAATATAAAATTTTTCCAGGCAATAGCTACGAGATCGTGGCTCCTACTAGATCGGTTATAGAAGATAGTGAAAATGAAATCTCAAAGGTTTATTCACAAGAGGGCAAGAAATTTATCAAATTTAAACAGCTCATCACCAAAAAAGGTAAGGTCATGAGTGAAATTCATAGTGGCAATGAAAATGAGATAAGCCTTGGTATTAAGCTACCAAAATTTAGCTTTTTAAGGGAGAAAATATGA
- a CDS encoding zinc ribbon domain-containing protein, with product MNKYLQQLVELSDLDKQIDGFIPRIQDIEKAYKNIEEECETITVNIERLDEEVNDLKSQKSGTNAHIAEFSAKIKDVAKKSSSAKSEKEIKALSLEEDIAKEQLEAANEEIARLEKLIDSKNSQKDELGAKKAELEENLKNIKSKTSSELENIGKEREEVYAKKDKLIATMNQKILAFYEKIRKWAHNTAVVPVKKQACYGCFMQINDKTFSAVIKGEDIVTCPHCGRILYKQEQ from the coding sequence ATGAATAAATACTTACAACAATTAGTTGAATTATCTGATCTTGATAAACAAATAGATGGCTTTATACCACGCATTCAAGACATAGAAAAGGCTTATAAAAATATAGAAGAAGAGTGCGAAACCATAACGGTTAATATAGAAAGACTAGATGAAGAGGTAAATGACCTAAAATCTCAAAAATCAGGCACAAATGCTCATATTGCCGAGTTTAGTGCAAAGATAAAAGATGTAGCCAAAAAAAGCTCAAGTGCAAAAAGTGAAAAGGAGATAAAAGCTCTAAGTCTTGAAGAAGATATTGCAAAAGAGCAACTTGAGGCTGCAAATGAAGAGATTGCTAGACTTGAGAAGCTAATAGATAGTAAAAATAGTCAAAAAGATGAGCTTGGTGCAAAAAAAGCTGAACTTGAAGAGAATTTAAAAAATATAAAAAGCAAAACTTCATCTGAACTTGAAAATATCGGGAAAGAACGTGAAGAAGTTTATGCTAAAAAAGACAAGCTTATCGCCACTATGAATCAAAAAATTCTCGCATTTTATGAAAAAATTAGAAAATGGGCTCATAATACGGCTGTTGTTCCTGTAAAAAAACAAGCTTGTTATGGTTGCTTTATGCAGATAAACGACAAAACTTTCTCTGCTGTTATCAAGGGCGAAGATATCGTTACATGTCCGCATTGTGGCAGAATTTTATACAAACAAGAGCAATAA
- a CDS encoding DNA polymerase III subunit gamma/tau: MQALALKYRPKNFDELIGQEAVSKSLIHALDEGRISHAYLFSGLRGSGKTSSARIFSKALVCEKGPTSKPCEVCPQCIMANESRHMDIIEMDAASHRKIDDIRELIEQTKYAPAMARYKIFIIDEVHMLTKEAFNALLKTLEEPPSYVKFILATTDPLKLPTTVLSRTQHFRFKQISRYSIIKHLEFILSKEGISYEKEALEILARSGGGSLRDTLTLLDQAIIYGANNVTANGVASMLGLLDPEKIEEIITHVLNHDKNAIRVLVSELESYDPEMIIDEILANLKQKFIENDSKISLLVYERFFRILAQAKGMLNVSSDNGFVLMLMLFMMIEALNLQDIDDAINEVISKNNENSTQITEVITQKSQVAPAKMQGPYELFLTKIYDRNYDLGEFFKEFVEFSFFNNNELGLIVNAKDENLKYFKKNWKILNEILRTLFGQNAKIVNAKSDEQKAQTKTPKASLENNEKSELDELDEEISRLNANNIETKNEPKTEIKSELQNEKNSFALMLNKEPKTPEELQRQREQGVLKEANRLFGEPTIES, encoded by the coding sequence TTGCAAGCACTAGCTTTAAAATATCGCCCTAAAAATTTTGACGAACTAATAGGTCAAGAAGCAGTTAGCAAAAGCCTAATACACGCACTTGACGAAGGTCGCATCAGTCATGCGTATCTATTTTCTGGGCTTAGAGGCAGTGGAAAAACATCGAGTGCTAGGATATTTTCAAAAGCTTTAGTATGCGAAAAAGGACCTACCTCAAAACCATGTGAAGTATGCCCACAATGCATAATGGCAAATGAGTCAAGGCATATGGACATCATTGAAATGGACGCGGCTAGCCACAGAAAGATAGATGATATAAGAGAGCTAATAGAGCAAACAAAATATGCTCCAGCAATGGCAAGATATAAAATTTTTATAATCGACGAAGTGCATATGCTAACCAAAGAGGCATTTAATGCTCTTTTAAAAACGCTTGAAGAGCCACCAAGCTATGTAAAATTTATTTTAGCGACGACTGATCCATTAAAACTCCCAACAACGGTGCTTTCAAGAACGCAGCATTTTAGGTTTAAGCAAATAAGCAGATACAGCATCATTAAACATCTTGAGTTTATTTTAAGCAAAGAAGGCATTAGCTACGAAAAAGAGGCACTCGAAATTTTAGCAAGAAGTGGCGGAGGATCGTTAAGAGATACTTTGACACTTCTTGATCAAGCTATCATTTACGGGGCAAATAATGTCACGGCAAATGGCGTAGCATCAATGTTAGGACTTCTTGATCCAGAAAAGATCGAAGAGATAATAACTCATGTTTTAAATCACGATAAAAATGCTATTAGAGTACTTGTAAGCGAGCTTGAAAGCTATGATCCTGAGATGATAATAGATGAAATTTTGGCAAATTTAAAGCAAAAATTTATAGAAAACGACTCAAAAATTTCTCTACTTGTTTATGAGAGATTTTTTAGGATTTTGGCACAAGCTAAAGGTATGCTAAATGTAAGTAGCGACAATGGCTTTGTGCTAATGCTAATGCTTTTTATGATGATAGAAGCGCTAAATTTACAAGATATCGACGACGCTATAAATGAAGTGATCTCAAAAAATAACGAGAATTCCACTCAAATCACAGAAGTCATCACTCAAAAAAGCCAAGTAGCTCCTGCTAAAATGCAAGGTCCATACGAACTCTTCTTAACAAAAATTTATGATAGAAATTACGATCTTGGCGAGTTTTTTAAAGAATTTGTAGAATTTAGCTTTTTTAATAACAATGAGCTTGGACTGATAGTAAATGCAAAAGATGAAAATCTTAAATATTTTAAGAAAAATTGGAAAATTTTAAATGAGATATTGCGTACGCTTTTTGGACAAAATGCGAAGATAGTAAATGCAAAGAGCGATGAGCAAAAAGCACAAACTAAGACGCCTAAAGCCTCTTTAGAAAATAATGAAAAAAGCGAACTAGACGAGCTTGATGAGGAAATTTCAAGACTAAATGCAAATAACATTGAAACTAAAAATGAGCCAAAAACCGAGATAAAAAGCGAGCTACAAAACGAGAAAAACAGCTTTGCTTTAATGCTCAACAAAGAGCCAAAAACACCAGAAGAGCTTCAAAGACAAAGAGAACAAGGGGTTCTAAAAGAGGCCAATAGACTTTTTGGTGAGCCAACGATTGAGAGCTAA